One segment of Meriones unguiculatus strain TT.TT164.6M chromosome 3, Bangor_MerUng_6.1, whole genome shotgun sequence DNA contains the following:
- the LOC110549063 gene encoding major urinary protein 20-like, with translation MWGPSFSLRDRDRMLEGEWHTIRLASSKKEKVEEEGSMRVFMEHMKALEDKSIGFKFHTIANEECVDHYVVADETETGEYSVEYDGHNKFTLFDADPGAYAIFDLTNFKDGKSFNLVALYAREPDVSQEIKNKFEELREKHGIPKENMVDLTQAVGLIPERVLVPTLQIPVATLEKEETPDPPVLSGDFSPGLQHHPFLSTHHPATSSHI, from the exons ATGTGGGGACCTTCGTTCTCACTGAGAGACAGGGACAGGATG CTTGAGGGGGAATGGCATACCATTAGGTTGGCCTCtagcaaaaaagaaaaggtagaagaagaaggaagcatgAGAGTCTTTATGGAGCACATGAAGGCCTTGGAGGACAAATCCATAGGCTTCAAATTCCATACTAT TGCAAATGAAGAGTGCGTTGATCATTACGTGGTTGCTGACGAAACAGAAACGGGTGAATACAGTGTTGAAT ATGACGGACACAATAAATTTACTCTATTTGACGCAGACCCTGGTGCTTACGCAATATTTGATCTCACTAATTTCAAGGACGGGAAATCATTCAACCTGGTTGCGCTCTATG CTCGAGAACCAGATGTGagccaagaaatcaagaacaagtTTGAGGAGCTACGTGAAAAGCATGGAATTCCAAAGGAAAATATGGTTGACCTAACCCAGGCAG TGGGCCTGATACCTGAACGTGTTCTTGTCCCCACCCTGCAGATACCTGTCGCCACGCTTGAGAAGGAGGAGACGCCTGACCCTCCAG TGCTGAGTGGGGACTTCTCGCCTGGACTCCAGCATCATCCCTTCCTGTCCACACACCATCCTGCGACAAGTTCTCACATCTGA